The following coding sequences lie in one Arachis hypogaea cultivar Tifrunner chromosome 4, arahy.Tifrunner.gnm2.J5K5, whole genome shotgun sequence genomic window:
- the LOC140184253 gene encoding uncharacterized protein has protein sequence MPNLHGTVQNYMVHDPCGLYNKNSPCIKNGSCSKFYLKEFRQQTLIDKVRFSKYRHTDNGRTVKKMECVLDNKFIVPYNPELLLKFGCHINVEYTCQTSSIKYLFKYVHKDNDHVTTTLYNTGDSLEATQVVDEIKNYYDCIGTFRHVRQSGLFGYEIQKKEPFVIRLLFHLEDEQHVVYSETSHVNDIVERAISQVYVFGMDGGKHVIFLCSKSDLC, from the coding sequence ATGCCAAATCTACATGGAACTGTTCAAAATTACATGGTACATGATCCATGTGGTCTGTACAATAAGAATTCACCTTGCATAAAGAATGGATCATGTTCAAAGTTTTATCTCAAAGAGTTTAGACAGCAAACACTCATTGATAAAGTCAGATTTTCTAAATATAGGCATACTGATAACGGTCGAACAGTGAAGAAAATGGAATGTGTACTAGACAATAAGTTCATTGTTCCTTATAATCCAGAATTGTTGCTCAAGTTTGGGTGCCACATAAATGTGGAATACACATGCCAAACAAGTTCTATTAAGTATTTGTTTAAGTATGTACACAAGGACAATGACCATGTAACAACTACCCTATACAACACTGGTGATTCGTTAGAAGCCACACAAGTTGTTGACGAAATTAAGAATTACTACGATTGTATAGGTACATTTCGGCATGTGAGGCAGTCTGGTTTATTTGGATATGAAATCCAAAAGAAAGAACCATTTGTGATTAGACTTCTATTCCATTTGGAGGATGAGCAACATGTGGTTTATAGTGAAACTTCTCATGTGAATGATATCGTCGAAAGAGCAATATCTCAAGTCTATGTTTTTGGGATGGATGGCGGCAAACATGTCATATTCCTATGCTCGAAGTCTGACTTATGCTGA